CGCCTAAACTAGGCGATTCCATTTTTTCTCTTTTTGCCGGTGTTTTACGGCTAGCGTCGGAAACCACGGATAAGCGATAAAAACCGAACCAAAACTGTGAGCAGAGGCGCCGATTTCTTCATTTTTTATTATATCTTCATAATCCCAGACAGGCACGATGATCGGAGTATTACAGTAATTCATCAGTTTTTTCGCCATATCCTCATAAAACCATCTGACGATTTTTCCGGAAACCCCTCCGCCGCCGTATTTTTTAAAATAACCGGAGCCATCGGGAAAAATTAAATTCCAAGGCACCGTGTTGAAAGAAATCGCGGCAACATATCTTTCTGCCTCGCGAGCAATTCGGCAAAAATTTTGGGCATAAGAGAGTTTGAGTATAATAGGGTGGCGGCAATTTTCGTAAAGCCGGCGGCAAGAGTCAATGGTTGATTCGGCATTTTCAGTCATTTCTTCTTCGGTGTTGGGACAGCTGGCATTAAGCTCCACCGCGGTCAGGGGGAGGGAATTAAACTCGCGCGTTATAGATGATAATTCAACGCCATATGAAGCAATTGAGAAAACGACGTCTCGATTAAAATCAATTTTTGCTAAATATTTTGTTTTCCATCCTAAAAAGCCCGGGTTCGGCAGGCCAAGACAATTTACAAAACCAACCAGCTCGCCATTTTCATAAATCGGCCTTACTTTAAACCATGGTATTCTGCCGTTTCCTTGGCGTTCGTCCGGCGTTATTGTTTTTAAAACGACGCAAAAAAGAGACGGATCAAAATATTTCTTCGGCAGGCATTTTTCCCAAGGCCATCCGAGGCCGTCAAAGCCTAGAGAGCCGGAAGAGGCAAAAAATTCAAATTTTTTATTCCCGAATTTTATAGCCAAATTTCGTCTCCGCTTTTAAGAAGATCTCTGATATTTATTTATATCAGAAAACGAAATTTTAGCAAACGCTTTTTAAAAAATGTTTGTGAGAAATTATCTGGTATTTCTCTTTCCAAAATTTGAAATGTCTAACTTGGTCGGGATGCTGGGAATCGAACCCAGTCTTTGCCTCCTTCGGAGCCACGGACTTCCGCAGGAAGTCCGGAAATTTTTATTGTTGTTTTACGAATCCTGTCGGGATGCTGGGAATCGAACCCAGTCTTTGCGCACCCGAAGCGCACGTACTGCCGGTATACTACATCCCGCTTTCGCCTTGCTGCAGATTTATTTCACATAATACCTTTGTTTAATTTTACCGACCTCCTCTTCTTCCAGGCCGATTTTTTTATGTTTGGCTGACTCGCGTAATTTCCCTAATTCTTTCTCCGACACGGCGCAGAGTTTTTTGATTCGGCCTTCGAGGTAATCTTTGCTGTTTAATTTCGGGTCGTCAAGCACTTCTTCAAGCAAAACATCAAGTATCGCGCCTATTTTAGGACCGGGCTCAAATGCGCAAATCCGCATAATGTCGTCGCCTTTGATTTTGAGCATTTTAACCGAGATCGGGTCGCGCTGGACCTTGTCAACCATAAACTGGAAGTGGCGCAGTTTGTAGGGCTCGGCTTTGGGCACGCCCGACCCCACGCGGTCGCAAATCCGGACTTTAATTAAATCATTCATATCTTCAGCGCCAACTCTCGCTACAAGCCGCCTGACCGAGGACTCCGTAACCTCGCCGACATTGTAATAAAAAAGGTGATAGCGCACCAGTTTGGTTACTTTATCAATAAATTTTTTGGGAAAGCGCAGGCGCGACAAAATCGCGGCAGTCATTTTCGCGCCCACAATTTCATGATTATAAAAAGTTGAATCCTTGCCGTCGCCATGCTTGGTGCGCGGCTTGCCGACATCGTGAAGGAGCGCTGACATTCTGATATCAAGCGGCCATTTTTCTTTAACCGCTCGGTCAAGCGAGCGCAAATTATGCTCCCAAACGGTGTAAATGTGATGTTTATTTTGAGTAACATTCCAGCCCTCTTCAAGTTCGGGCATAACGAATTTCAAAATGCCGAGTTCCCGCATAGCTTCCAAACCTCGCGAGGCATTATCCGATTCAATCGTTTTTATGAGTTCGTCGCGAATCCGTTCTTTGGATATGAATTCCAGAAGCCCGCGCTTTTCGCGAAGCGCTTCCAGCGTTTTATCTTCAATTGAAAAACCGAGTTCGGCTTCAAAACGCAGAGCCCGCATAATGCGCAAAGCGTCTTCTCCAAATCTTTCTTCCGGATTGCCGACCGCGCGAATAATTTTATTTTTCAAATCTTTCTCTCCGCCGAAATGGTCTATCAGTTCTTGGTCTTTAGTTTTTAGTTTCAATGCCAGCGCGTTTATAGTAAAATCCCTGCGCTTCAAATCGTCTTCAAGTTTGTCGGTGAACTTAACCGCGTCGGGATGGCGTTTGTCGGTGTACTTTTCTTCAATACGATACGGAGTTATTTCAACTACCGCAAGCGTTGGGTCGTCAGAGCCGGTCTTGACCCCGACTGTTCCGAAATCGTTTTCATAAAAACTATCGGCAGGGAAAATTTTTTGAATTTCTTCCGGCTTGGCGTTTGTGGTTATGTCCCAATCCTTTGGCGCTCGTCCCAACAGCAAATCTCTTACGCATCCGCCGACCAAATACGCCTCGTATCCGGCGCCCGTAAGCGCCTCGTAAACCTCTTTAATTTCTTTCGGGATTTTCATTTATTATCTGTAATAATTTATATTACAAGCGCTATTTGATTTTTCTTGCGGCAAAAATAATCGTGGCCGGGATTTTTTTAGCAAGCATCAGCCATTCGTTGTAATACTTCGTTGAACGAACGGCCGGCTTTGGTTCAAGCATTTTTTCTATAAAAAATTCGTTTTTTGCAAGCGCGTTGATTATACGTCCCACGGTTCTATGATAAATATAAAACGGAGCTTCTTTTTTTCCGCCGGACATAGTGAAATGAACTTTTCTCTCGGTAATATAATCCAAAGATTTGTCGCTGCGCTTTTCGCCATCCGAACGCGTCCCCGACCAGACAGGATGATTCAGGCTGAAAATGAATTTTCCGTCCTTTTTTAAAAATCGGCGAACCTCGGCGAATAAACGGTTTAAGTCCTTGATATACTGAAACGCGTAATTGGAAACGACTAAATCAAAAGTATTTTTGGGAAAGTCTTTTGTATTTATCTTATTTAAATCCTTTTTCAAAAAATTTGCCTTCAGACGCGCTTTTTTCATTCTGTTTTCAGCCAATTCAAGCTGTTTTTCTGAAAAGTCCGCCGCTGTAACTTTAGCGCCTTGTTTTGCCAGCCACCAAACATCCGGCCCGGAACCGCATCCCAAAACCAAGACCCTCTTGTTTCTTAACGGCGGGAGTAACTTCGCGTCTTTTTCCCAAGGGCCATAGGGACCCCAAATCAAACCGCGCTTAAAAAGCGGCTCCCATTCTTCAAAAAATGTTTTCGCCGCGGCATCCCAGCTTTTTTCTAAAATAATTTTAGCCACTGATTAATTATACTCTTTTTATGCCATTCGTTTTTCTTGACAAAATTATTATTTGGGTGTATAATAGAAGATGGTAGAATAAACAAACGAAGAAAAAAGCCGTCGCGCGGAGCGCGGCGGCTTTTTTCTTTGGTTTCCATCGTTTTTATGGGACAATGGCTGTATTACGCGCCCGTAGCTCAACGGATAGAGCGCCTGGCTTCGGACCAGGAGGTTGTGGGTTCGAATCCTGCCGGGCGCGCCGAAGCGACAGCGAGGCGCGAACGGAGCGAACAAACTGCTTTGTTCGCGTCAGGATGAGAAGGATTTTCTGATGTCTCTTGACCAGAAAATCCAGGCCCGAAGGGGAATCCTGCCGGGCGCGCCGAAGCGACAGCGAGGCGCGAACGGAGCGAACAAACTGCTTTGTTCGCGTCAGGATGAGAAGGATTTTCTGATGTTTCTTGACCAGAAAATCCAGGCCCGAAGGGGAATCCTGCCGGGCGCGCCGAATCTAGATAAACTACGCGTGTATTGAAAAAATACTGCTTGTGTGTTTATATCGGTTTAGATGGAAATAAGCCAGGAGGGACGACGATGGAGTTGTTTCTTGACACCTGTGAAATTGAAGAGATAAGAAGGGCGGTCGCGACAGGACATATTTCGGGAGTCACCACGAATCCAACGCTTGCCAAAAAAGCGAACAGACCGGATTACAAAACGCTCATTCAGGAAATTCGCGATGTTTTTGCCGCAAATAATCTGCCGGCGGCTATAAGCGCCCAGGTAACCGAGAATCAGCCTCCTGAAATAATGTATAAAGAAGGCATGGATTTTTGGATGATGGATGCTCGAAGAATAGTTGTCCAGGTTCCCGCAACCAGAATCGGCCATAAAGCTATGGAAAGATTAAAACGGCCCGCGGATCTTGAAGTCAGAACTAACGTCACCCTAATTTTTGATCCGTGGCAGGCGCGCCAAGCAATGCTGGCGAGAGCGGATTTTATAAGTCTTTTTCTGGGGAGCAAAGAAAAAGAGGCCATAGATCAATACGTGGCGGATAGAATGTTACAAAAATACGGCAGCACAAACCTCGATTGGCAGGTTTTTAACAAAAAAATTGCAGAAGAAAATGAAAGATTTTATGAAGAAGAGATCGTGAGAACAGGAACGCCGGAGGATTTTATCTGCAAAACACTCGCTTTGATAACACAGATAAGAGACGTGGGCCGTTTCGCGACAAAAATTGTGGCGGCCAGCATAAGAGAAATGAGACACGTAGAAATCGCGAAGTGCCATGGGGCGGATATAGCAGCGGTGCCTCCTGAAATTTTTTGGGAATTATACGCGGAAGGATTTAAACTTCTTGATAAAGACGACCTCGGTCTTACTCTTAAAGGAGTTGAAAGATTTTTGGAAGACAGGAAATTTTTAATCTCGTAATCTTTCGCGCAGCTTGGCGGTCCGACCGCCAAGTTTTTTTATTTTCTCTTGCGCGCGTGAAATGTTTTATGGATTTCGCTAAGCTGGCGGTTAGTGATGTGAGTATAAATTTGCGTGGTTGAAATGTTGGAATGCCCCAGCATTATCTGGACCGAACGCAAATCCGCGCCGTTTGTCAGAAGATCGGTGGCAAAACAATGGCGCAAAGTGTGCGGAGTAACTTTTTTGGAAATGCCGGATTTGAGCGCGTGATATTTTATAATTCTTTCTACCGAACGCGGAGTGAGGCGGGAATAGCTTATAGCTTTTAGCTTGTGGCTTTTAGTTCTTGGGAGGCGAACAAAAAGGGCCTCTTCAATGTCGGGCCGTTTATTCAGCCAATTTTCAACGGCTGACTTCGCGTCATCGGACAAAAAAACCAGGCGCACTTTTTCTCCCTTGCCTCTTACGCTGAACTCCCCCTTTTTCAAATTGACAGAATCGCGATTAAGCGAGCAAAGTTCGGACACACGAAGTCCCGTTGAAAATAAAAGCTCCAGAATCGCGCGGTCCCGCAAGCCCTTGGCGCCGTCTCCGGACGGAGAGACGATTAAACGCTCCAATTCGTCTTCCGATATTAAATCAATTTCGCGCTCCCCTGTTTTAGCCAATTCTATTTTCTCGGCAGCTAAACTCGCGATTTCGCGCCTGGCCAGATATTTTAAAAAACCGCGTAGCGCGATTAAATAATAATTTTGGGTCTTTTTCTTTAGATTTTTGCGATTGAGCCACAGCCGGAAATCGCGTACAGCGTCATCAGTAATGTCGGCGGGTGCTGCGATTTTGGCAAAATCAAAAAAGGCGGCAAGATACCTGTCGTAATTATCAAGGGTCTTCAGGCCTCGGCCTTTTTCAATTTCCAGATATTCCAAGTACTGCCTTAAAAAATCATTTTTATCCGAATGTCGCACAATTTATAATAACACGATTTCTCTTACAAAAACCTGTATTTAAATAAAAAAACGGCTCGAGCAGGGCTCGGCCGTTTTCGTAAGCAACGACTTGTCTTTAAAGTGCGAGGTTTCCAATGCGCTTGGAGGCAAGAGAAAGAATCTCTCCAAGCGAATTGACGCCAACATTTGGGAGAAGATTGCTTGCGAGAAGAAGCTTTGATGCCACTCGAACCAAGTTATCATTCGAGATATCATGCCGCTGATCTTCAAGCAGCTTCAGCGCCGCTCCAATCTTCTCGCGCGATTCGATATGGTTAGGCAAGAGTATCGCGCTTTCTAAAATCCCGCATAATTTTCCGATTTGAAATGCCCTTTCCAGCATCTTTTCCATCGCTTCCTCCTTCCGTTACTTAATTGAATCGTGTCCCTTTATTTTCATGTTATATTCTCCGCCCACGCCTATAAGGTTTCGACCCTTTTAACCCAGATTGACTTACTCTCCTACTCTACACTTCTATTATGGCCGATGAGGCCCAGATGTCAACGCCTAACTTTCGTCCTGAGAACAGAGCGAAAACCAGGCAAAACTCCCTATTCAAGATCTGCCATCTAGTTCCCGGCTATCTCCCGTCAACCCCGTCGGGTAAATGACGCTTTTTATTACTGGGTCCCCAATCGTGAAATGTGATCGGCGGCGGAAGCGATAATAGTCGAGACATTAGTGCTGGGAAACGAGGATCTATATGAGCTAGAGAGCCCCAATCTATTTATGCCATGAGCCGTGAGTTCACTTATTGCGTCCAGAAGCTTTGATTGTGCACAGGCATTGATTTTGTTTAAGTCGGTTCGGCTCCTGATGTAATCTTGCTGCAAATTCTCAGATACAATTCCAAACATCGTCAGCGCTTCTCTAACCCGTTGGTGCGGTCGGCCCTCGGGGTCAAGCAACAAGATCGCGGCCTTTAAAAGTCCGCATACTTCCCCGACTCTAAATGCTAACATTACCGTTTCCTTTCTAGCCGTTCGGCTGTTAGGATTTGTTGCCCGTACTCTTTCGCTATTTTATACGATTAAGTATTTTTTGTCAACCCCATGTAATGGTTCAATAGCTTATTTTCTTTTTCAAAATTAAAAGCTATATTTTAAACATGAGAAGATACGAATCAGCGCCGCCGATGGGGGGAGGAAGAATAAATGAGATTTTTCTTGTTGGCCGGCCGGAGTGGGAAAAAGGAATCCCTCCGGAAGTGAAAAAAGCTCTTGATACTAGAAGTCAGGAACGAACCGGATGTCTTTTTGATTATGTTGAAAAATATTTTGACGGCGACCCGACAAATCCGAAAAGAAAGTTTTTGAGGGATTTGCGCGAAAAAATTGCATCGGAGCTCGGATTTATAAAACCAGACGACCAGAAACGGCTTAAGGTTTTTCCGGTCGTGGGAACGGAGCTAGACAGACGCGGGGCGGATTTTTTCTTTTCAATACATATTCCGGGAGCGGAAAAGGCGGCTAGAATAGTAGGCGATGTTACGAACGCGCCGGAACACGAAAAATTAAAAAGGGGCGAAGGACTAATGGAAAAAGTTACAATTTATGGCGACATTGCTGACGCGGAAATAGAAGGGGAAGAAGAATACCAAAAAACTTTGCAAAAGTACGCCCGCGAGTTTGCGGAAATGGCTAGAGAAAAATCCGCCCAATCCGCCAGCCAGCGGACCGAAGCATCGACAGAAAAAGCCGCGTGATTAACGAGCATTCTTTGAACATAAGAAACTGACTGTCAGCAGTGTGTTGTGGATAACCTTGACTTTCATTTCTGTGGGGTGTATACTGAAAACATCATTCAGAAAAGCCACGCGAAAGCGGGGCTTTTCTATTTATGTGGTGGGCAATTCTTTTTTTATGGCGTGTTTTATATCTAAAAGAGAGGTATAAAAAACTCTTTTTGTATCTACGGCTATAAGATTGCGAAGTTTTGTCGAAAATCTAGAAATCGTTATCCCAGCTTTTGAGTCTTTGCCGGAATAAGAAAAAATATAAACCCTTTCAACGCCTTTTTCCAAAGCCTTAATTATTAAGTATTCAAAATCGCCATCGCCAGTAAACAGCATCAGCTCAACCCCAGGAGCAGATTTTTCAATTGCGTCTATTGACAACTCAACGTCGCAATTCGACTTTTTCTTGTACCCCATATCAACAATAAATACGTTTTCTTCTTTACAGCGCACGCAGCGTTTAGATATCTTTTTGTCCTTATTTTTATAAGCAAAAATCGGCTTACTTTTTACTGTGTACCCATCATTTTTTAAGGACTCAAATTCGTTGGCGGTTTCAACATCCCCATTGTCAATTCCTGTGTAAAAAGAAACTTCCGAACACGACCTCTTGTTCATTAAATAGTCGGCAAGCCTTCTCCAATTAATTGAAAAACCAAGCATTTGCTCAGCGGAATTTTCTGTATTTAATACATCTATAAAAGCGTATCGCTTCATTCCAAAAATTTATCATATTTTTTAACACCTTTCAATTTTTTTTATTTAAAACACAAATTTTATATCAGGGCGTTGCAAAGCTATTGAACCATTACGCGCCTATTGACAGATTGGATTTCGGGTGCTACAATTGAAGAGTAATAATGGCTGGGGCGGGATTGGCCCGTCCTAGACATGCACCTTAAATCCCCCGACGAGGAGGAATGATGATGAAGGGGACAATCGTGGTGGAACAGTTCGAAAATCCGTTTTGCAACTGCAAGCAGTATCACCTCACGGAGGAGATTTCTGCACTTCCAAGACCCAGCGCTTTCTACCGGCCGATCGGCAGGCCAGAATGTGTCGAGCACCTGAGCGCTCTGGGCACGACAGGAGCTCTGATCGTCAGGCAGATCATGGAAATTCCCGGCGTTACGGAGGTTTCTGTTGATCAGTACAGCGTCACGGTTCACATCGGCAGGGCGTTCCTGTGGGGCTCTGATGGCGTGGGGTATTCGGCGAGCGGCATCCACGCCCGCATTCTGAATATCCTCTGTGCCCAGGTCTTCGGGTGCCTCGACTGGCTCACCGCCAAATATCCCGATGTGGATATTGTTGACGGAAACAAAGCTCTCCATCGGCTCGAGGGGGTGGAGCGCTAGTCGAAGGACTAACCACATCAAGCAGCAAGAAAAGACACCTCAAGGAAGAGGTGTCTTTTTCGTTTCACTTTGCTGAATAAATAACTTAAACAAATAGCGGAGCGAGTACCAGTGTCAGCGTGGCAAGAAGTTTTATTAAAACATGAAGCGAGGGACCGGCCGTATCTTTAAACGGGTCGCCGACGGTGTCGCCGGTTACCGCGGCCTTATGCGGGTCCGAACCCTTGCCGCCCATATTGCCTTCTTCAATCCATTTTTTAGCGTTATCCCACGCGCCTCCGCTATTATTCATAACGGTTGCGAGTAAAACCCCGGCAATAGTTCCAATCATCAAAAGTCCTGCTTCGGCTTCGGCTCTTAACAAAAGTCCGACCGCAACCGGACCGACAATGGCAAGAACTCCGGGCAAAATCATTTCTTTCAAAGCGCCTCTGGTTGTTATGTCAACCGCTTTTGAGTAATCCGGTTTTTCGGTTCCGGCCATAATTCCGGGTCTTTCGCGAAACTGCCTGCGGACTTCGTTAATAATATAGTAGGCGGAGCGGCCGACGGCGCGGATGGCCAAAGCCGAAAAAAGAAAAACAATCATAGCGCCGAGCATCCCGCCGACAAACACCTCAACTTTAGCCAAATCTACGACGGTTAAATGCACCTCTTCAAGATATGCCGAAAAAAGCAAAAACGCCGCAAGCGCCGCCGAGCCGATAGCATAGCCCTTGGTCAGGGCCTTGGTGGTGTTTCCGGCAGAATCCAATTTATCCATCACGTCGCGATATTCTTCCGACTCTCCGGACATCTCAACAATGCCCGCGCCGTTATCGGTAATGGGGCCGAAAACATCCATAGCCAAAATGTAGGCGGCAGTGGCAAGCATGCCCATTGTGGCCACGGCCGTTCCAAAAAGTCCTCCGCCGGGAATTCCCGAAAGTTTTCCGAAATAAAATGAAGCAAGGAGAGCCGCGCTTATAGCCAGCACCGTCAAAGCCGTTGATTCAAGGCCGACGGAAAATCCGGAAATAATATTTGTCGCGGGCCCCGTTTCAGATGATTGAGCGATGGAGCGAACCGGCCTGTGGCGCGAATCGGTATAATATTGAGTGATGTAAACGAAAACCAAACTGGTCAGCATGCCGACGAGCCCTGCGGCAAAAAACCACATATTGCCCAGCAGATATTTAGTGGTGAAGAAAAAAGCGATTACGGCAAGTCCCAGGGTCAAATAATATCCTCGGTTTAATGCCGCCATAGGGTTTTCATTTTCTCGGGCGCGAACGGCAAAAAGTCCGATTATACTCGCGACCAGTCCCAAAGCCCGCAAAACCAGAGGAAACATTATTCCGCCGATGCCGAAAAAAGGAAAGAGCGCGGCGCCCAAAATCATGGCGCCTATGTTTTCGGCCGCGGTTGATTCAAAGAGGTCCGCTCCGCGCCCCGCGCAATCGCCGACATTATCGCCGACAAGATCGGCTATAACCGCCGGATTTCTGGGGTCGTCTTCGGGAATACCCTGTTCAACTTTTCCGACAAGATCGGCTCCGACATCCGCGGCTTTGGTGTAAATCCCGCCGCCCAGCTGCGCGAAAAGCGCGACTAAAGACGCGCCAAAACCATAGCCGACTATGAGCGTGGGAATTTTTACGACATCGTAGCCGAGAAATTTATAAAAAAGAAACAATCCCGAAATTCCAAAAAGCGAAAGAGCCACGACTATAATTCCGGTTATGGCCCCCCCGCGAAAAGCCACTTGCATAGCCGAATTAAAACCGCTTTTGGAAGCCGCGGCCGAACGAAGATTGGCCGTAGTGGACATTTTCATCCCCACAATGCCCGCGATAGCCGACGAAAGCGCGCCTAAAATAAAAGCGAAGGCGGTCTGCCACCCAAGCTCCGGATCGCCCGTGAAAGTGTAGACCAAAAAAAGAGCCAGAGCCAATAAAAGAGAAATCCAGCCGATGGTTTTATATTGCCTTTTGATAAAGGCGTTCGCGCCCTCCTTTATGGCCGAAGCCACCTCGCGCATTTTGTCCGTGCCCAGCGGCTGTTTTTTTATCCACGAAACAAGCCACCAGACAAAAAAGAGCGATACAAACGCCACTATAATAGGAAAGGATTCAAGCATATGCTTTAAAATTTTAAATTAAGCTGATAAACCGATAATTTATAAATAAAAGCATAAACAAAAAATTCGGCATCGGCAAGGCCTATTCGCCTTTTTCAATATTTTCTCCCGAAACTTCCCCTTCTTCCGAGGCCTGGGCTACGGATTCGCCTGCTCGCGACTGAATGTCTATTTTCCATCCGGTAAGCCGCGCCGCGAGCCGCACATTCTGCCCCCCCCGGCCGATTGCCAGCGACAGCTGGTCTTCGTCCACAATAACCTTCGCGGTTCGGCTTCTTTTCTGTATTTCAACGTCAAGAATTTTAGCAGGCGACAGCGCGTTTTCCACAAAATCTTGCGGTTCATCCGACCATTCTATAATGTCTATTTTTTCCCCGCCGAGCTCCGCTATAACAGTTGAAACCCGGACTCCTTTTTGGCCCACGGCCGAACCGACCGGGTCAATCCCTTCGGCTGAAGAAGCCACAGCGATTTTTGACCTTGCCCCGGGCTCTCGGGCAACGCTTTTTATTTCAACAGTGCCCGAAGCCATTTCCGGAACTTCCATTTCAAAAAGTTTTACCAGAAATTGCGGGTGAGTGCGCGAAAGATACAGGTTCGTTCCGCGCGGAGTTTTTTCCACCAGATACAAAAGCGCTTTTATTCTTTCTCCTATCCGGTAGCGTTCGCCTCTGATTTGTTCTTCAGAAGGCAGAATGGCCGTAATTCTTCCGAGGTCCATAAAAACATTACGGCCCTCTATTCTCTGAACTATGCCGGATATAATTCCGCCCTCCTTCTTTTTAAATTCGTCGTAGACCGACTCGCGTTCAGCTTCGCGTATTCGCTGGATTATGACTTGCTTGGCGGTCTGGGCCGCAATCCGTCCGTAATCGTCTTTGGCTTCAAGGACGAAAGTCAATTCTTCTCCGGCCTTCACGCCCTTTTTTATCTTCTTGGCTTCGTCAATCATCATATGTCGTTCGGGATTAAAACGGACTTTATGTTCTTCAGTCGGAGTTTCTTCTTCGGGTTCCTGGGGTTCAAAAGACCGTCGGATTTCCGGGACCTTTTGGTTTTCCGGTTCGGCTGTTTCAGCCGTTTCCTCGTCAGACTCCTCTGGTTTGAGCATTGATTCATCAACGACTATTTTTACCTGCCAGAAATCGGAGCGGCCGCTTGCCGGGTCAAATTTGGCCCGTATAATCTGCCCCCTTTTTCCGTAGTCTTTTTTGTAGGCCGCCGCCAAAGCCAGCTCTATTGTTTCCAATATTTTTTCTTTGGGTATGCCGCGCTCGATTTCAAGTTGTTCAAGCGCCGATTGAAATGTTTTTGTGTCTGATATCATATTTTATCCTCTATTTAGTAAAGATGCCCGCCGGAGGCGGACAATAAAGGGTATTCATATAATAATTCCTGCGTTATTTCGTGTCAAGTCCGGCTGTTTTTGTGTTAATATAATAATATATGGGAGAGGCGCGGATTTTGGATTCGCTTAATATAAAAAAAAGATGCGGGGCGGTCGGTGTCGGATTTTGGCAATGCCCGCATTTTCTTTTTCCGGTTACCGGGCTGATTATAATTATTTCCATAATCGTCACCTATTTGGTCGCCAGCCGCGTTACCGAGCCGGAGATTGCCGCTTTGATAGTGCTCGCGGTGACAGCTTTTCTTTTTATAGTCGGCCACACCATTGTCAGGTCTTTTGAAAATATTGTTGAGGCCTCGCGACTTAAATCGGAATTCGTAAGCATAATTTCGCATGAATTGCGTTCTCCTTTGTCAGCAGTCAAATGGAGCCTGGATCTTTTGAAGTCCGATAATACCCGCATGAAGGCCTCGGATTCGGCCGAGTCCGTTATATCTTCAATTGGCGAACAAAATGAAAAGATGATACGCATCGTCAACGGTCTTCTGGAAGTTGAGCGAATTGAAGAAAAAAAGATGAGTCTTGCGCCGGAGAAGA
The genomic region above belongs to Candidatus Niyogibacteria bacterium and contains:
- a CDS encoding HD domain-containing protein, translating into MKIPKEIKEVYEALTGAGYEAYLVGGCVRDLLLGRAPKDWDITTNAKPEEIQKIFPADSFYENDFGTVGVKTGSDDPTLAVVEITPYRIEEKYTDKRHPDAVKFTDKLEDDLKRRDFTINALALKLKTKDQELIDHFGGEKDLKNKIIRAVGNPEERFGEDALRIMRALRFEAELGFSIEDKTLEALREKRGLLEFISKERIRDELIKTIESDNASRGLEAMRELGILKFVMPELEEGWNVTQNKHHIYTVWEHNLRSLDRAVKEKWPLDIRMSALLHDVGKPRTKHGDGKDSTFYNHEIVGAKMTAAILSRLRFPKKFIDKVTKLVRYHLFYYNVGEVTESSVRRLVARVGAEDMNDLIKVRICDRVGSGVPKAEPYKLRHFQFMVDKVQRDPISVKMLKIKGDDIMRICAFEPGPKIGAILDVLLEEVLDDPKLNSKDYLEGRIKKLCAVSEKELGKLRESAKHKKIGLEEEEVGKIKQRYYVK
- a CDS encoding class I SAM-dependent methyltransferase, with the translated sequence MAKIILEKSWDAAAKTFFEEWEPLFKRGLIWGPYGPWEKDAKLLPPLRNKRVLVLGCGSGPDVWWLAKQGAKVTAADFSEKQLELAENRMKKARLKANFLKKDLNKINTKDFPKNTFDLVVSNYAFQYIKDLNRLFAEVRRFLKKDGKFIFSLNHPVWSGTRSDGEKRSDKSLDYITERKVHFTMSGGKKEAPFYIYHRTVGRIINALAKNEFFIEKMLEPKPAVRSTKYYNEWLMLAKKIPATIIFAARKIK
- a CDS encoding tyrosine-type recombinase/integrase; protein product: MRHSDKNDFLRQYLEYLEIEKGRGLKTLDNYDRYLAAFFDFAKIAAPADITDDAVRDFRLWLNRKNLKKKTQNYYLIALRGFLKYLARREIASLAAEKIELAKTGEREIDLISEDELERLIVSPSGDGAKGLRDRAILELLFSTGLRVSELCSLNRDSVNLKKGEFSVRGKGEKVRLVFLSDDAKSAVENWLNKRPDIEEALFVRLPRTKSHKLKAISYSRLTPRSVERIIKYHALKSGISKKVTPHTLRHCFATDLLTNGADLRSVQIMLGHSNISTTQIYTHITNRQLSEIHKTFHARKRK
- a CDS encoding NYN domain-containing protein, encoding MKRYAFIDVLNTENSAEQMLGFSINWRRLADYLMNKRSCSEVSFYTGIDNGDVETANEFESLKNDGYTVKSKPIFAYKNKDKKISKRCVRCKEENVFIVDMGYKKKSNCDVELSIDAIEKSAPGVELMLFTGDGDFEYLIIKALEKGVERVYIFSYSGKDSKAGITISRFSTKLRNLIAVDTKRVFYTSLLDIKHAIKKELPTT
- a CDS encoding sodium-translocating pyrophosphatase; this encodes MLESFPIIVAFVSLFFVWWLVSWIKKQPLGTDKMREVASAIKEGANAFIKRQYKTIGWISLLLALALFLVYTFTGDPELGWQTAFAFILGALSSAIAGIVGMKMSTTANLRSAAASKSGFNSAMQVAFRGGAITGIIVVALSLFGISGLFLFYKFLGYDVVKIPTLIVGYGFGASLVALFAQLGGGIYTKAADVGADLVGKVEQGIPEDDPRNPAVIADLVGDNVGDCAGRGADLFESTAAENIGAMILGAALFPFFGIGGIMFPLVLRALGLVASIIGLFAVRARENENPMAALNRGYYLTLGLAVIAFFFTTKYLLGNMWFFAAGLVGMLTSLVFVYITQYYTDSRHRPVRSIAQSSETGPATNIISGFSVGLESTALTVLAISAALLASFYFGKLSGIPGGGLFGTAVATMGMLATAAYILAMDVFGPITDNGAGIVEMSGESEEYRDVMDKLDSAGNTTKALTKGYAIGSAALAAFLLFSAYLEEVHLTVVDLAKVEVFVGGMLGAMIVFLFSALAIRAVGRSAYYIINEVRRQFRERPGIMAGTEKPDYSKAVDITTRGALKEMILPGVLAIVGPVAVGLLLRAEAEAGLLMIGTIAGVLLATVMNNSGGAWDNAKKWIEEGNMGGKGSDPHKAAVTGDTVGDPFKDTAGPSLHVLIKLLATLTLVLAPLFV
- the nusA gene encoding transcription termination/antitermination protein NusA, with amino-acid sequence MISDTKTFQSALEQLEIERGIPKEKILETIELALAAAYKKDYGKRGQIIRAKFDPASGRSDFWQVKIVVDESMLKPEESDEETAETAEPENQKVPEIRRSFEPQEPEEETPTEEHKVRFNPERHMMIDEAKKIKKGVKAGEELTFVLEAKDDYGRIAAQTAKQVIIQRIREAERESVYDEFKKKEGGIISGIVQRIEGRNVFMDLGRITAILPSEEQIRGERYRIGERIKALLYLVEKTPRGTNLYLSRTHPQFLVKLFEMEVPEMASGTVEIKSVAREPGARSKIAVASSAEGIDPVGSAVGQKGVRVSTVIAELGGEKIDIIEWSDEPQDFVENALSPAKILDVEIQKRSRTAKVIVDEDQLSLAIGRGGQNVRLAARLTGWKIDIQSRAGESVAQASEEGEVSGENIEKGE
- a CDS encoding HAMP domain-containing histidine kinase; the protein is MGEARILDSLNIKKRCGAVGVGFWQCPHFLFPVTGLIIIISIIVTYLVASRVTEPEIAALIVLAVTAFLFIVGHTIVRSFENIVEASRLKSEFVSIISHELRSPLSAVKWSLDLLKSDNTRMKASDSAESVISSIGEQNEKMIRIVNGLLEVERIEEKKMSLAPEKIFLKELTEKIIGDLSLVARDLNVKADLETKTDAPVFADPQKISFVIFSILENALRYSPAGSSVKIEIYEKSGSIFWSAANTGAGIPKEDRQKIFEKFFRSRDVYRYRSGGLGIGLFLSKAFVEASGGKIGFLSEENKGSVFWFSLPRV